From Herbiconiux flava, one genomic window encodes:
- a CDS encoding DNA repair helicase XPB has translation MPDGPLIVQSDRTVLLEVAHPQAEAARHELAVFAELERAPEHIHTYRITRLGLWNARAAGHSADEILATLESYSKFAVPQSVTMEIVETIGRYGKLVIERRPDGILTLRSTDPAVLTEITRGKKVAPLLTEKNDDGTWSIEAWARGQLKQELIKLGWPADDLAGFTPGTPHEIDLDETSWHLRGYQQQAVDNFAEHGSGVVVLPCGAGKTLVGAAAMAAVKTNTLILVTNTVSARQWRAELLKRTSLTEEEIGEYSGQLKEIKPVTIATYQILTAKRGGKYAHLELLDALDWGLVVYDEVHLLPAPVFKLTADLQARRRLGLTATLVREDGRESDVFSLIGPKRFDAPWKEIEAQGYISPAECFEVRVDLPFDERMIYAAASDDERYRLAATAPAKLDATKRLIEQHRGERILVIGQYLDQLEQLSAALGAPQITGATPVAERERLFQAFRDGEEKILVVSKVANFSIDLPEASVAIQVSGSFGSRQEEAQRLGRLLRPKESGLTASFYTLVARDTVDQEFAQNRQRFLAEQGYAYTILDAEPAAA, from the coding sequence ATGCCCGACGGCCCTCTCATCGTCCAAAGCGACCGCACCGTGCTGCTCGAGGTCGCGCATCCGCAGGCCGAAGCCGCCCGCCACGAGCTCGCTGTCTTCGCCGAGCTCGAGCGCGCGCCCGAGCACATCCACACCTACCGCATCACCCGGCTCGGCCTCTGGAACGCCCGCGCCGCCGGCCACAGCGCCGACGAGATCCTCGCCACGCTCGAGAGCTACTCGAAGTTCGCGGTGCCGCAGTCGGTGACCATGGAGATCGTCGAGACCATCGGCCGCTACGGCAAGCTCGTGATCGAGCGCCGCCCCGACGGCATCCTCACCCTGCGCTCCACCGACCCGGCCGTGCTGACCGAGATCACGCGCGGCAAGAAGGTCGCCCCGCTGCTGACCGAGAAGAACGACGACGGCACCTGGAGCATCGAGGCCTGGGCCCGCGGGCAGCTCAAGCAGGAGCTGATCAAGCTCGGCTGGCCCGCCGACGACCTGGCCGGCTTCACCCCCGGCACCCCGCACGAGATCGACCTCGACGAGACCAGCTGGCACCTCCGCGGCTACCAGCAGCAGGCCGTCGACAACTTCGCCGAGCACGGTTCCGGCGTGGTCGTGCTGCCCTGTGGCGCGGGGAAGACGCTCGTCGGTGCCGCGGCGATGGCGGCGGTGAAGACGAACACGCTCATCCTGGTCACGAACACGGTGTCGGCGAGGCAGTGGCGCGCCGAGCTGCTGAAGCGCACGAGCCTCACCGAGGAGGAGATCGGCGAGTACTCGGGCCAGCTCAAGGAGATCAAGCCGGTCACGATCGCGACCTACCAGATCCTCACGGCCAAGCGCGGCGGCAAGTACGCCCACCTCGAGCTGCTCGACGCCCTCGACTGGGGTCTCGTGGTCTACGACGAGGTGCACCTGCTGCCCGCCCCGGTGTTCAAGCTCACCGCCGACCTGCAGGCCCGCCGCCGCCTCGGCCTCACCGCCACGCTCGTGCGGGAGGACGGCCGCGAGAGCGACGTCTTCAGCCTGATCGGCCCCAAGCGCTTCGACGCCCCGTGGAAGGAGATCGAGGCCCAGGGCTACATCTCCCCCGCCGAGTGCTTCGAGGTGCGGGTCGACCTGCCCTTCGACGAGCGGATGATCTACGCCGCCGCATCGGACGACGAGCGCTACCGGCTCGCCGCCACCGCCCCCGCGAAGCTCGACGCGACGAAGCGGCTCATCGAGCAGCACCGCGGGGAGCGCATCCTCGTCATCGGCCAGTACCTGGATCAGCTGGAGCAGCTCTCGGCGGCCCTCGGCGCCCCGCAGATCACGGGCGCCACGCCGGTGGCCGAGCGCGAGCGGCTGTTCCAGGCCTTCCGCGACGGCGAGGAGAAGATCCTCGTGGTGTCCAAGGTCGCGAACTTCTCGATCGACCTGCCGGAGGCGAGCGTCGCCATCCAGGTCTCGGGCTCGTTCGGCTCGCGCCAGGAGGAGGCCCAGCGCCTCGGCCGTCTGCTGCGGCCGAAGGAGTCGGGCCTCACGGCGAGCTTCTACACGCTCGTCGCGCGCGACACCGTCGACCAGGAGTTCGCCCAGAACCGCCAGCGCTTCCTCGCCGAGCAGGGCTACGCCTACACGATCCTCGACGCGGAGCCGGCGGCCGCGTAG
- a CDS encoding helicase-associated domain-containing protein: protein MSDPLPLARRLTRLDDDALTSLLLTRQPPPRELRDFFDLADALLDPASIRPALRTLPRAELQRLASGTAPADLDTAVALALVIPDTEAGPSVPPEVAETAGSVMSEHPLPDGQGAQDARRSPQADDTAEVPEPVAATARERAFTAITAVAELVQQLRVAPARVRARGGVSVAEEKRLAPLLSLEPDAVGPLAEVAVAAGLAAVDGEELLSTESADAWSALSPGGRWLALARRWLNGLPAPLPEHLRTARVTDAAALDAAYPAADEPMHAALLDAAERGELLGVWASGHLTLFGRTLFDAADSPADAGRTTPATGTAAATDAAPTALDTTVLDTSALDAELPPEVDQVYLQHDLSVIAPGPLSPALDARLRLAADLENRGVASSYRISQPSIDRALSSGETEQSLHEFLGALSLTGIPQAVDYLLTEGARRHGLVRVLSRPPSESHREADQYHGSGQHLGSDRHPGSDQRDGGDPFRADGRYRSSPQHRGAGEEPPRTLVQSADPSLLTALAADQALSALGLRRDGEGALATRATPASAYWLLLDARYPVIAEDADGRVRLMRRARVLPARPAASAATPPPATAAVTDLVLRLRDAARRNPDDADAWTARLLDRAVRARTPVTIGVRMPDGSTTRLDVTPLSLANGRLRVSDERAGVERTVPVANIVELTAL, encoded by the coding sequence ATGAGCGATCCGCTCCCGCTCGCCCGCCGGCTCACCCGCCTCGACGACGACGCGCTCACCTCGCTGCTGCTGACCCGGCAGCCGCCTCCCCGCGAACTCCGCGACTTCTTCGACCTCGCCGACGCGCTGCTCGACCCCGCCTCGATCCGCCCGGCCCTGCGCACCCTGCCGCGTGCCGAGCTCCAGCGCCTCGCGTCCGGCACCGCGCCCGCCGACCTCGACACCGCGGTGGCGCTGGCCCTCGTGATCCCGGATACGGAGGCCGGCCCGAGCGTTCCCCCCGAGGTCGCCGAGACGGCCGGGTCGGTGATGTCCGAGCATCCGCTGCCCGATGGCCAGGGGGCTCAGGATGCGCGGCGCAGCCCTCAGGCCGACGACACCGCCGAGGTGCCCGAGCCGGTCGCCGCGACCGCCCGCGAGCGCGCCTTCACCGCGATCACCGCCGTGGCCGAGCTCGTGCAGCAGCTGCGCGTCGCCCCCGCCCGGGTGCGGGCGCGCGGCGGCGTCTCGGTCGCCGAGGAGAAGCGCCTCGCGCCCCTGCTCTCGCTCGAACCCGACGCGGTCGGCCCGCTGGCCGAGGTCGCGGTGGCGGCCGGACTCGCGGCGGTGGACGGCGAGGAGCTGCTGTCGACGGAGTCCGCCGACGCCTGGAGCGCCCTCTCCCCCGGCGGCCGCTGGCTGGCGCTCGCGCGCCGCTGGCTCAACGGGCTGCCCGCCCCGCTGCCGGAGCATCTGCGCACCGCCCGGGTCACCGACGCCGCCGCCCTCGACGCCGCTTATCCCGCCGCCGACGAGCCGATGCACGCGGCCCTGCTCGACGCCGCCGAGCGCGGCGAACTGTTGGGCGTCTGGGCGTCGGGACATCTCACCCTCTTCGGCCGCACGCTCTTCGACGCCGCGGACTCCCCCGCCGACGCGGGGCGCACCACCCCCGCGACCGGCACCGCCGCGGCCACCGACGCGGCCCCCACCGCGCTCGACACCACCGTGCTCGACACCTCCGCGCTCGACGCCGAGCTGCCGCCCGAGGTCGACCAGGTCTACCTCCAGCACGACCTCTCGGTGATCGCCCCCGGCCCCCTCTCCCCTGCCCTCGATGCCCGCCTCCGCCTCGCGGCCGACCTCGAGAACCGCGGCGTCGCCTCCTCGTACCGCATCTCGCAGCCGAGCATCGATCGCGCCCTGTCCTCGGGCGAGACCGAGCAGTCGCTCCATGAGTTCCTCGGCGCGCTCTCGCTCACCGGCATCCCGCAGGCGGTCGACTACCTGCTCACCGAAGGAGCCCGCCGGCACGGCTTGGTGCGGGTGCTCTCGCGTCCGCCGAGCGAGTCCCACCGCGAGGCCGACCAGTACCACGGCTCGGGGCAGCACCTCGGATCCGACCGGCACCCCGGCTCCGACCAGCGCGACGGCGGCGATCCGTTCCGCGCCGACGGCCGGTACCGCAGCTCCCCGCAGCACCGTGGTGCCGGCGAGGAGCCGCCCCGCACCCTCGTGCAGAGCGCCGACCCCTCTCTGCTGACCGCGCTGGCCGCCGATCAGGCGCTCTCGGCGCTCGGCCTCCGCCGCGACGGCGAGGGGGCGCTGGCCACCCGGGCGACCCCCGCATCCGCCTACTGGCTGCTGCTGGACGCCCGCTACCCCGTCATCGCCGAGGACGCCGACGGCCGCGTGCGCCTGATGCGCCGCGCCCGCGTGCTGCCGGCCCGCCCCGCGGCGAGCGCCGCCACCCCGCCGCCCGCCACCGCAGCCGTCACCGACCTCGTGCTGCGCCTGCGCGACGCCGCCCGCCGCAACCCCGACGACGCCGACGCCTGGACGGCGCGCCTGCTCGACCGCGCCGTGCGCGCCCGCACCCCCGTCACCATCGGGGTGCGGATGCCCGACGGCAGCACCACGCGTCTCGACGTCACCCCGCTGAGCCTCGCCAACGGACGCCTCCGCGTGTCCGACGAGCGGGCCGGCGTCGAGCGCACGGTGCCCGTGGCGAACATCGTCGAGCTCACGGCGCTCTGA
- a CDS encoding cold-shock protein codes for MPTGKVKFYDDEKGFGFISSDDGQEVFLHASALPAGATVKAGTKLEFGIADGKRGAQALSVRVLEAPPSLVKMSRKPADDMAVIIEDLVKVLDSIGGNLKRGRYPDNAHSRKIAALLRKVADELDA; via the coding sequence ATGCCCACCGGCAAGGTCAAGTTCTACGACGACGAGAAGGGCTTCGGCTTCATCAGCAGCGATGACGGCCAAGAAGTGTTCCTGCACGCGTCCGCCCTGCCTGCGGGAGCCACCGTCAAGGCGGGCACCAAGCTCGAGTTCGGCATCGCCGACGGCAAGCGCGGCGCCCAGGCTCTCTCGGTGCGGGTGCTCGAAGCGCCCCCGAGCCTCGTGAAGATGTCGCGCAAGCCGGCCGACGACATGGCCGTCATCATCGAAGACCTCGTGAAGGTGCTCGACTCGATCGGCGGCAATCTCAAGCGCGGCCGCTACCCCGACAACGCCCACAGCCGCAAGATCGCGGCCCTGCTGCGCAAGGTCGCCGACGAGCTGGACGCGTGA
- a CDS encoding DUF3027 domain-containing protein, with the protein MTDARAAAPGDGDETVTAADTVVEPASVVTDSVEPSGGVEVELAAEVEVEIDVEVEVVELAAEVVTVEPDGIEIVEIAEVIETAEVLEVLDELGSGDDADIAADVEPEPEVDENPSQAEPEPAVDEVASEPAPAVDEDAAEAAVDEVAAEPVEGAVEAKPEPVVDEVLLKAVELARSALREITPGATVGEVIGHRAEEDHVLSLFFATRLPGYPGWHWTVTLGRVDADSAPSVLEVELLPGEGALVAPDWLPWSERLAEYQLAQELAAAQAGDDSDDDDSDDDVDSDDDSDDDDSDDSDDDDSDDDDDDGDESDDDDLDDADDVLDLDDGIGLDDHVTDDDDLVSSAAGAEADGSDDLSYDDESDDGDDDDEAGDDESDDDGDVDDGESDGHDDNDDADDFDDPHAEGPASGRW; encoded by the coding sequence ATGACGGATGCCCGTGCCGCCGCCCCGGGCGACGGTGACGAGACCGTGACCGCTGCCGACACCGTCGTCGAACCGGCCTCGGTGGTGACCGACTCTGTCGAGCCTTCGGGCGGGGTCGAGGTCGAGCTGGCCGCTGAGGTCGAGGTCGAGATTGACGTCGAGGTCGAGGTGGTTGAGCTGGCGGCCGAGGTCGTCACGGTCGAGCCCGACGGCATCGAGATCGTGGAGATCGCCGAGGTGATCGAGACCGCGGAGGTTCTCGAGGTGCTGGACGAGCTGGGGTCCGGCGACGACGCCGACATCGCGGCCGACGTGGAGCCTGAGCCCGAGGTGGACGAGAACCCGTCCCAGGCCGAACCCGAGCCCGCGGTGGACGAGGTCGCATCCGAGCCTGCGCCCGCGGTGGACGAGGACGCGGCTGAGGCGGCGGTCGACGAGGTCGCAGCGGAGCCTGTCGAGGGCGCGGTGGAGGCGAAGCCGGAGCCCGTCGTGGACGAGGTGCTGCTGAAGGCCGTGGAGCTCGCGCGGAGCGCGCTGCGGGAGATCACGCCCGGCGCGACCGTCGGCGAGGTCATCGGGCATCGCGCCGAGGAGGATCACGTGCTGAGCCTCTTCTTCGCGACCCGGCTGCCCGGCTACCCCGGATGGCACTGGACCGTCACGCTCGGCCGCGTCGACGCGGACTCCGCGCCGTCGGTGCTCGAGGTCGAGCTGCTGCCGGGCGAGGGCGCCCTCGTGGCCCCCGACTGGCTGCCCTGGTCGGAGCGCCTCGCCGAGTACCAGCTCGCTCAGGAGCTGGCCGCAGCCCAGGCCGGCGACGACTCCGACGACGACGATTCCGACGATGATGTCGATTCCGACGACGATTCGGACGACGACGACAGCGACGACTCCGACGATGACGACTCGGACGACGACGATGATGATGGCGACGAGTCCGATGACGACGACCTGGACGACGCCGATGACGTGCTCGACCTCGACGACGGCATCGGCCTCGACGACCACGTCACGGACGACGACGACCTCGTCTCGTCAGCGGCCGGCGCCGAGGCCGACGGCTCGGACGACCTGTCGTACGACGACGAGTCCGACGACGGCGATGACGACGACGAGGCGGGCGACGACGAGTCCGACGACGACGGCGACGTGGACGACGGCGAGTCGGACGGCCACGACGACAACGACGACGCGGACGACTTCGACGACCCGCACGCCGAGGGGCCCGCATCCGGCCGCTGGTGA
- the serC gene encoding phosphoserine transaminase yields MAEIQIPTDRLPVDGRFGCGPSKVRPGQLEDLLTRGASLLGTSHRQAPVKNLVGSVREGLSSLFSLPEGYEVVLGNGGSTAFWDAAAFGLIQNRAENLSFGEFGSKFAAAAGAPWLQAPHVVKSEAGSRGEIEVLEGVDVYAWPHNETSTGVMAPVRRVHGDAGALTVVDATSAAGGIDFDAAEADVYYFAPQKNFASDGGLWFALMSPAALERVETVAASGRYIPEFLSLKNAVDNSRLNQTLNTPAIATLVMLDDQVSWINGNGGLPWASARTAESSGSLYEWAESTSFARPFVADPSHRSQVVVTIDFDDSVDAAAVAKVLRQNGIVDTEPYRKLGRNQLRVATFVAIEPSDVKQLIAAIDYVVEALAA; encoded by the coding sequence ATGGCCGAGATCCAGATTCCCACCGACCGACTCCCCGTAGACGGGCGCTTCGGCTGCGGCCCCTCGAAGGTGCGCCCCGGTCAGCTCGAAGACCTGCTCACCCGCGGCGCCTCGCTGCTCGGCACGAGCCACCGTCAGGCGCCGGTCAAGAACCTCGTCGGATCGGTGCGCGAGGGCTTGTCGTCGCTGTTCTCCCTCCCCGAGGGCTACGAGGTCGTGCTCGGCAACGGCGGCTCGACCGCGTTCTGGGACGCTGCGGCATTCGGGTTGATCCAGAACCGCGCCGAGAACCTCTCCTTCGGCGAGTTCGGCTCGAAGTTCGCCGCCGCCGCCGGGGCCCCGTGGCTCCAGGCGCCGCACGTGGTGAAGTCGGAGGCGGGATCGCGTGGCGAGATCGAGGTGCTGGAGGGCGTCGACGTCTACGCCTGGCCGCACAACGAGACCTCCACCGGCGTGATGGCCCCGGTGCGCCGGGTGCACGGCGACGCGGGAGCGCTCACCGTGGTCGACGCCACGAGCGCCGCGGGCGGCATCGACTTCGACGCGGCCGAGGCCGACGTCTACTACTTCGCCCCGCAGAAGAACTTCGCCAGCGACGGCGGCCTGTGGTTCGCCCTGATGTCGCCGGCCGCCCTCGAGCGGGTCGAGACGGTCGCGGCGTCCGGCCGCTACATCCCCGAGTTCCTCAGCCTGAAGAACGCCGTCGACAACTCGCGGCTGAACCAGACGCTGAACACCCCGGCGATCGCGACGCTCGTCATGCTCGACGACCAGGTCTCGTGGATCAACGGCAACGGCGGCCTCCCCTGGGCCTCGGCCCGCACGGCGGAGTCGTCGGGCTCGCTCTACGAGTGGGCCGAGAGCACCTCGTTCGCCCGGCCGTTCGTGGCCGACCCGTCGCACCGCTCGCAGGTCGTCGTGACGATCGACTTCGACGACTCGGTCGACGCCGCCGCCGTCGCGAAGGTGCTGCGCCAGAACGGCATCGTGGACACGGAGCCCTACCGCAAGCTCGGTCGCAACCAGCTGCGCGTGGCCACCTTCGTGGCCATCGAGCCGTCCGACGTGAAGCAGCTCATCGCGGCGATCGACTACGTCGTGGAGGCCCTGGCGGCCTGA
- a CDS encoding metal-dependent transcriptional regulator — MADLIDTTEMYLRTILELEEENINPLRARISERLGHSGPTVSQTVGRMERDGLVVVSLDRHLELTEVGRKKAISVMRKHRLAERLLSDVIGLEWELVHDEACRWEHVMSEQVERRILEMLDHPTESPYGNPIPGLDAFGDKESIPFTKGVVNIVTLVHGAVGPQTKTIRRLGEPAQVDPELLLQLKQAGVVPGNSAAFTAVGSYVLVEVEGFDEGIELPNEVASHIFVGI, encoded by the coding sequence TTGGCAGATCTGATCGACACCACCGAGATGTATCTCCGCACCATCCTCGAACTCGAGGAGGAGAACATCAACCCCCTGCGCGCTCGCATCTCCGAGCGCCTCGGGCACTCGGGCCCCACCGTGTCTCAGACCGTCGGCCGCATGGAGCGCGACGGCCTGGTCGTCGTCTCGCTCGACCGCCACCTCGAGCTCACCGAGGTCGGCCGCAAGAAGGCCATCTCCGTCATGCGCAAGCACCGGCTCGCCGAGCGCCTGCTGAGCGACGTCATCGGCCTCGAGTGGGAGCTCGTGCACGACGAGGCGTGCCGCTGGGAGCACGTGATGAGCGAGCAGGTCGAGCGGCGCATCCTCGAGATGCTCGACCACCCCACCGAGTCGCCCTACGGCAACCCCATCCCGGGCCTGGATGCGTTCGGCGACAAGGAGTCGATCCCCTTCACCAAGGGCGTCGTCAACATCGTCACCCTCGTGCACGGCGCGGTCGGGCCGCAGACCAAGACCATCCGCCGGCTCGGCGAGCCCGCGCAGGTCGACCCCGAGCTGCTGCTGCAGCTGAAGCAAGCCGGTGTGGTGCCGGGCAACTCCGCCGCCTTCACCGCGGTCGGCTCCTACGTTCTGGTAGAGGTCGAAGGTTTCGACGAGGGCATCGAACTGCCCAACGAGGTCGCGAGCCATATATTCGTTGGCATCTAG
- a CDS encoding C40 family peptidase, giving the protein MAPLGDSLDNEQNPDNDRPEQPMTRRRLRELEALNSAAASSAVEAPSKDMVLAVPAPSAQARATTTALEVKKPAPIATQRPSIRMPRFAKPSKKSAGRAVVMTFAAALVATMALPAYAFGGGGSFEAGVATDGELAGNQTLVVPDASAALAVSRDNYTAPTPEELQASRERAAAAVAATQAAAAREAAAASAATAAAAAAEKGSSAGSSAFTVNPPSGAYSGAAVVEYAEQFVGKVPYGSGASPDTSFGCDGLTQYVFGQFGIYLPRLVSNQAAMGIPISPADAQAGDLIIWPIGHVGIYDGAGGSIDSPDWGRYVEHRPLWGSYYFVRIV; this is encoded by the coding sequence TTGGCCCCACTTGGTGATTCGCTCGACAACGAGCAGAACCCCGACAACGACCGACCCGAACAGCCGATGACCCGGCGCCGCCTGCGAGAGCTCGAAGCTCTGAACTCCGCAGCGGCGAGCAGCGCGGTCGAGGCTCCCTCGAAGGACATGGTTCTCGCCGTGCCCGCGCCCAGCGCGCAGGCCCGCGCCACCACGACCGCTCTCGAGGTGAAGAAGCCGGCTCCCATCGCGACGCAGCGACCGAGCATCCGGATGCCGCGGTTCGCGAAGCCGTCGAAGAAGAGCGCCGGCCGCGCGGTCGTCATGACCTTCGCCGCCGCCCTCGTGGCCACGATGGCCCTGCCCGCCTACGCCTTCGGCGGCGGCGGAAGCTTCGAGGCCGGCGTCGCCACCGATGGCGAGCTCGCCGGCAACCAGACGCTCGTGGTGCCCGACGCCTCGGCGGCGCTGGCCGTGAGCCGCGACAACTACACCGCTCCCACGCCCGAGGAGCTGCAGGCCAGCCGTGAGCGGGCCGCCGCCGCGGTCGCCGCCACCCAGGCCGCCGCCGCCCGCGAGGCCGCCGCAGCATCGGCCGCCACCGCAGCGGCCGCTGCGGCCGAGAAGGGTTCGTCCGCGGGCTCGAGCGCCTTCACGGTGAACCCGCCTTCGGGCGCCTACAGCGGTGCCGCGGTCGTCGAGTACGCCGAGCAGTTCGTCGGCAAGGTGCCCTACGGCAGCGGCGCGAGCCCCGACACCAGCTTCGGCTGCGACGGCCTCACCCAGTACGTCTTCGGTCAGTTCGGCATCTACCTGCCCCGTCTCGTCAGCAACCAGGCCGCGATGGGCATCCCGATCTCGCCCGCCGACGCGCAGGCCGGCGACCTGATCATCTGGCCGATCGGCCACGTCGGCATCTACGACGGCGCCGGCGGATCGATCGATTCCCCCGACTGGGGCCGCTACGTCGAGCACCGCCCTCTGTGGGGCAGCTACTACTTCGTGCGGATCGTTTAG
- a CDS encoding HNH endonuclease codes for MRTLVLNAGYEPLGVVSFKRALVLVLNDKARVLARDAEHPVHGIDTDFDRPAVILLTRYVRVPTNRMMPVSRRGVLRRDSQRCGYCGGSASTIDHVQPRSRGGKDTWENLVACCLRCNNVKGDRTPAEMGWSLRFAPRMPHQAGWTVKGAERVEPAWDPFLAVAA; via the coding sequence ATGCGAACACTGGTACTCAACGCAGGATATGAGCCGCTCGGCGTCGTGTCGTTCAAGCGGGCCCTCGTGCTCGTGCTGAACGACAAGGCCCGGGTGCTGGCACGGGATGCCGAGCATCCGGTGCACGGCATCGACACCGACTTCGACCGCCCGGCCGTCATCCTGCTCACCCGCTACGTGCGGGTTCCCACGAATCGGATGATGCCGGTCTCGCGCCGCGGCGTGCTGAGACGCGACTCGCAGCGCTGCGGGTACTGCGGCGGGTCGGCCAGCACGATCGACCACGTGCAGCCCCGGTCGCGGGGTGGGAAGGACACCTGGGAGAACCTCGTGGCCTGCTGCCTGCGCTGCAACAACGTCAAGGGCGATCGCACGCCGGCCGAGATGGGGTGGTCTCTGCGGTTCGCGCCGCGGATGCCGCACCAGGCCGGGTGGACCGTGAAGGGCGCGGAGCGGGTCGAGCCGGCGTGGGATCCGTTCCTCGCGGTGGCTGCCTGA
- a CDS encoding zinc-binding dehydrogenase: MRALTHATFGDAPDVLDVTELPTPEPGPGEVRVRTVLSPIHNHDLWTIRGTYGYKPELPAQSGTEAVGVVDALGEGVDALTVGQRVATGGTFGVWSEYFVTKAAGLIPVPDAISDETAAQLVSMPFSALSLLDFLDVQEGDWILQNTANGAVGKLLAQFAAARGVRVLGLVRRDAGVDELARVGIRDVVSTEHDGWRDRVAELLDGASPRAAVDSVGGASAGELLSLLGENGTLVSFGAMESGQLQLSSGDLIFKQATVKGFWGSTVSRDMDPAKRNALFGELLQRVGSGEVELPVEAVYPIEQGREAAAASAVPGRRGKILLSF; encoded by the coding sequence ATGCGCGCCCTCACCCACGCCACCTTCGGCGACGCCCCCGACGTCCTCGACGTCACCGAGCTGCCCACCCCCGAGCCGGGCCCGGGCGAGGTGCGCGTGCGCACCGTGCTCTCCCCCATCCACAACCACGACCTGTGGACGATCCGCGGCACCTACGGATACAAGCCCGAGCTGCCCGCGCAGTCCGGCACCGAGGCCGTGGGCGTCGTCGACGCGCTCGGCGAGGGCGTCGACGCGCTCACGGTCGGCCAGCGCGTCGCCACCGGCGGCACCTTCGGCGTCTGGAGCGAGTACTTCGTCACGAAGGCGGCCGGCCTCATCCCGGTGCCCGACGCGATCAGCGACGAGACGGCCGCACAGCTCGTGTCGATGCCCTTCAGCGCCTTGAGCCTGCTCGACTTCCTCGACGTGCAGGAGGGTGACTGGATCCTGCAGAACACCGCGAACGGCGCCGTGGGCAAGCTGCTCGCCCAGTTCGCCGCCGCCCGCGGGGTGCGGGTGCTCGGGCTCGTGCGCCGCGACGCCGGTGTCGACGAGCTGGCCCGGGTGGGCATCCGCGACGTCGTGTCGACCGAGCACGACGGCTGGCGCGACCGGGTGGCCGAGCTGCTCGACGGCGCGAGCCCGCGGGCCGCCGTCGACTCCGTGGGCGGGGCCTCGGCCGGTGAGCTGCTGTCACTCCTCGGTGAGAACGGCACGCTCGTCTCGTTCGGCGCGATGGAGTCGGGCCAGCTCCAGCTCTCCTCGGGCGACCTGATCTTCAAGCAGGCCACCGTCAAGGGCTTCTGGGGCAGCACCGTCAGCCGCGACATGGACCCGGCCAAGCGCAACGCCCTCTTCGGCGAGCTGCTCCAGCGCGTCGGCTCGGGCGAGGTCGAACTGCCGGTCGAGGCCGTCTACCCGATCGAGCAGGGCCGCGAGGCCGCCGCCGCGAGCGCGGTGCCCGGCCGACGGGGCAAGATCCTGCTCAGCTTCTGA
- a CDS encoding TetR/AcrR family transcriptional regulator has product MSLTAKAEQTRGSILATGEELMLAKGFTGVGLQEILTTCGVPKGSFYHYFSSKEGFGVAVLERYVETYLAAVDALLAQPGTGRERIRLLGEAWAARAGSASAGRCLVVQLAAEVSGFSERMRVALADGVAALVALFADVVAEGQADGSIAAGAPARELAEALYQLWLGAALLDRLARDGTPFVAALGATDRLLDSP; this is encoded by the coding sequence ATGTCCCTCACCGCCAAAGCCGAGCAGACCCGCGGCTCCATCCTCGCCACCGGCGAGGAGCTGATGCTCGCGAAGGGCTTCACCGGCGTCGGCCTGCAGGAGATCCTGACCACCTGCGGCGTCCCGAAGGGCTCGTTCTACCACTACTTCTCCTCGAAAGAGGGCTTCGGCGTCGCCGTGCTCGAGCGCTACGTCGAGACCTACCTCGCCGCGGTCGACGCCCTGCTCGCCCAGCCGGGCACCGGGCGCGAGCGCATCCGCCTGCTCGGTGAGGCCTGGGCCGCACGGGCGGGCAGCGCCTCGGCCGGGCGGTGCCTCGTGGTGCAGCTGGCGGCCGAGGTCTCGGGCTTCTCCGAGCGGATGCGCGTCGCCCTCGCCGACGGCGTCGCCGCCCTCGTGGCGCTGTTCGCCGACGTCGTCGCCGAGGGCCAGGCCGACGGCTCGATCGCCGCCGGGGCACCGGCCCGCGAGCTCGCCGAGGCGCTCTACCAACTCTGGCTCGGAGCCGCCCTGCTCGACCGCCTCGCCCGCGACGGCACGCCCTTCGTGGCCGCGCTCGGCGCCACCGACCGCCTGCTCGACAGCCCCTGA